The DNA region AGTCGCACCCGCTTTAAGCCAAACGCGAGATCCCCCGCAGCCAGCAGAGACTGCAGCGTGTAGCGCGACCAAGCAGTTTTCCTGTCACTGGACGCTTCGGCTGAAGGACGTTTTCGGTTCCGTCTCGAAGAGACTGGCGAGATTCGGCAGTGGATCTTCTGGCCTCGCGGAACCAAAAGCGTCACGAGAACCTCTACGCGGTGTCGCTGATGTCTTCAGGCAACCCACACCCGATATGTGTGccttgcctcgctctcggtCTGGATTCTGGCGTTCCGCTCGTGCCTAGAATAGCGTTTTCTCCCGCAGATGAACGCCTCTTTGCGTGATTCGTGGGCGAAACGCATGTCAGACCGAAACGCCCGCTCTCCACGATGTCCTGTTTGCTTTTCATTTCCACATGGTCTTCGGCGCAGTGGCTTATCCAGATCAGACCGTCCCCGAAGTCCATCTGGATCACTGTCCCAGCTTGGGAGGCGACACGTGCGCCACAGCCCACGCCCCTCCAGTGGAGACCCCAGAGACAACAGTCCTGATAGCGCTCACGGGGATTCCAGTCTTGGCggtgcgtgtgtctccttttcaaAACGGTTTTGCAGGTTCTTCGGGCTCTGCAGTCGTACCCGCTTCCTGTCTCGACCCCGCAGGAGGCAGCGCAGCTGGACGGCGTCGGTGACTACCTCGCGGGCTTCTTCGGCCGGTAAGTGACGTCCCTACGCGAGTCACGTGGCAGTTGCCGTCGAGCGTTTACTCTGTTCACACAGACTTTAGGGCCCTTTTGGGTTGTGAAATCGTCGACGCCGTTGCCATCGAAAAACGCCCTTGTCCACTCCACTAGGTAGAGGCGCAAGCGTAGCAAACATGCGACCGAGGCGGATGCGCCAGGTTTCCACCGCGCACTGGAGAGGCCCGATTTCGCGGCAATTACACCGCAACTCCTGGGAAGATCTAACAGCTCCGGAGCACAAACGGctgtctcggcgtctccgcctcccgtGTTTTCCGCCCCCCACTCGTCTTCAAAGAGtttgtctgtttcctgcAGAGTTATCCTCAATCGTGCCGATGCACCGTGTCACGGTGGCGCCGTCACGAGCGAccctgcgcctcctccgtcttcatCTTGGGTCGCCAGCATCGGTGGCGACGACAGCCTCGAGGCTGGGTCTCCAGAAGAATGCCGTGAACTCTCCGCTGAAGCAGCGGCTACCACGGAGGCGGGTtgtcgctctccctcttcatGCGGGCCTTCGACAGCCCTCGAGGTGTATCTACAGCGACAACGGCGCGCAGCCGAGCGCCTGGCTGCGTTTTTCCTGAAGAGGCACAAGGATCCACAAAGTCACCCGGTGCCAGGGCGGGAGGGCTTCGAAAGATGCCCGGGCCccgggagaggaggagaggtTTACGAAGTTCGCGAAAGCTCTGGAGCCAACGAGGAAGGATCGCGGCGGACACATGACGTTGCAGTTTCGGAGAGAGCCGGCGGGGAGCAAGCGGAgctcgaagaagacagacggGATGCACCACACAAGGACCCCGCGAAAGCGGGCGTTTCCGGCAGTCTCTTCCAGGCGGACCTTTCGAGCAGCGAAAATCAAACTGAATGCGTTCACCCGCTGGAAACGAAAGGTGTCGAGCGCCGGCAGAAGGACTTTCGAAAGGGTTCAAGTGCCTGGACCGGGCTGGTGTGTCTCTACAGACTTAAGGCTTTCGGTCCGAGAGGCGTCAGTCGCATGCAAATCAAGCAGGAACAAGAAGATCTCTCAAAGGTAAGAACTGAGAGGAGTCGAACCTCCGACGAGAGCGTCTTTCCCAAGCCTCCGTGCGCCTGAGACATCCAGTGCGTTGCAGGATCCACCCGCGCATCGGCGTGTGGCTTCGAAAACAAGCGATACCTCCAATCGTTTGGCAAGGTGAAagcatgcgtgtgcatggcagaggaagaaagcggtcAAGCATAATGTGTTTCCAAGCGTCTGTTCTGCGGTTAGCGCGGCGCTCTTCCCATGAAACGCTGCGGCGCACACACGCGGCACGGGCGGCTCGACCCTGTATGTGGCTGAGGTTCGATTCGTTGTCAGTGCGTGGAGAACCTCCGATAGAGAGTAACTATGGTCAGTCAAGTGTCTTCTGTACTGTAGCGTAGATGTGCAAAATCAACAGTTACGGGCTGCTCCCAGTACACATGCTTGTCTGTATTCCGTATTCCGTTTGAGTGGTCTTTGGTGCCGTGAATGTGTTTTGCCTATTTACGCGCCTGTTCCAGGTCTATCCCTGTAGCGGTGTCTCAGGGAGCGTCTTGGAGAGCCTTCGAGTCGACCAGCTTATAGCGGTCCGCCGGCCGTGTCCTGCCGCCGTTCGCGCGGCTTCTGCGACTCTGGCTGAGCAAAAACTGATCTCTGCTCGCGTGCCTGGTGGTGCCCCGCGGGAGTTGTCCTCTGCGAACCAGGCCGTGAGTGAACCTGCCGGCGAACCTCTGCAAGCAGGAGTCCTGAATGGCGACAGTTTTGCTGGCGAGACCGCGCTGCAAAGGTGTCTCGCGACActgcagaaaggagaggactCACGGGCtggcgaaggccgagaggcCAGTGCGGACTCGGGTCGTTGTCTTGCCCAGAAAGCACCGCGCCAGCGAAGAGCGGATGAAAGGGAAACCCTGAAACTCCGGCTGCTGAAGAAGTGTTGTCACGATCACCTCGAGCTCCTTTTTCTGACCccagaaggggaagaagtgGCCAAGCGTCTGGTGGAGGAAGTGCCCGAACTAAAGCGCTCCTCCACAGACGCAAACTCTTGCGTGGACGTGGAGGCATTGCCGCCTCACCTCGAGAAAGAACAGGCTCAAGATCTTTCTGGGGACCAAGGGAAATCCCGGAGTTTGAAGGAAAccgcaggaagcgaggccAGCAGCAGGGGGAACACAGGTGCGCATGGGTTCACTGAAGGGCCAAGTAAGCTCAGATTACGCGAAAAGCATTCGCCGTCGTCCCTCGACGAGGGGGATGTCTCGGTGGAAAGCTCGAGCGCTGAGTCTGACGCAAACtgcaagagaggcgaagacccGGAGCTCTATCCGCACCCCTTTTCTTGGCTACCCCTGCGGAAACGAAGACCGCAGGAGTcagaaagcaaagacgcgTCACCTTCCCACTCTCATGGAGCATGTTTCCACGAGCCCCAGGCGACGCCAAAAGGTCGCTGGCGGCAGGTCGGCGACGGCCTCTCGTCGGAAGGCAGCCTtggagaggacgcggcgtCTGCTACCCCCAGCAGCACAGAAGGTTCGCGAAGGCTTTGCAGAGCGTCTGGGAAGAGTAGAGCACCAGTTGTTGTCTTggatgaagaggacgaggagtcgaacgcctgcggcgcgctCGAGCGACAAGGGACGAGTTGTAGGGGTACCCCTCCCCTCGGCTCTccaactgcatgcgttggAGCCGCCACACCGGTGCGCCGACGCGCAGACAACAGGCGACCTCTCACACCGGCGGAGTCACCTTCTGTGCCTGCGGGGTTTCCGGTCGACCACGACGCGAAGGAGTCTCGCAGAAACGCTGTCGCCGCCCGGGAGTGGAGCCCCGTTGGCCACACTTTTCAGGTTCGCCTGGTGCTCGACAACCGCGAGCGCGTCGAACATGGCGGGGGCGGGTGGGGCGGCGGGATGAACCGAGCCgagttcctctcttcccagCTGCGACGGAACGGTGTCCCCGTGGAGTTGCGGCCGCTTCCAGTTGGAGACGCCCTGTGGGTTGCTCAGTTGCGCTCAGTTCCGGCTGAGTCTGCGCCGAGCCCCCACCCCACCCGAGAAAGGACTCCTGAGGTCGGTTCCACTGCAGGGTCGAGTTCAAAGCCGGtagaagacagggaaggccACGGGGCTGGTTCAGAGGGAGCGTCGCCGTGCAAGAAAGGTGCTGCGTCCTCCCCGCCGGTGGAATTTGTGTTGCCCATCATTGTGGAGCGCAAGACACTGCGAGATCTGAGTTCGTCCATCCGCGATGGCCGCTACGAAGACCAGAAATATCGGCTGATGCGTTGCGCGGGCGTCACGCGAGTTCTGTACCTCGTTGAGGGCTTGCTCGAGGCATCGCAGTGTCCCGCgatccctctctctgccgccacCTTTGCTGCGCCGAAGCGCAACCCTGCAGGGACGACGCCAAGTCCCCATCGTGTTCCCGGCTCGCAACGTCCAGGGATTCTCGGCGGATCTCCTGGGCCAAACGCCCAAGGAGGCGGTCGAACGTTTCTCGGCGGGCCGCTGTCGACATCGGCTGCTACTACGGCGGCCGAGATTGCCGCTGTACGGACGGCGCAAGTCAAGACGCAACTTGTCAATGGTTTCTTGCTTCTCAACACCACCTGTCCAGCGCACACTGTCGCCATGCTGACTCGAATTCACAGACGGCTAGTCCGACAGTTCGCTTCAGATGCCGTCATCCCGGTGGAAACGGGAGACCAGATCTGCTCCGAAGGAATCTCACGACGGGGAGCTGAGGCCGCCTTAGGAGCTCGTGGCGCTGCTGAGGCCGAGTTCCGAGAAGGTCGTCGCGACGTTCAGACGCCTGGCGTCGAGACAGAGATGTCAGTTGCATCAGCGAGCAAGGATCTTGGAAAGGTGACGCAGCTGTTTCTCCGGCGCAAAAGAATGGAGCAAGCAGGAGGCTTGTCGGGAGTAGGCGGCACGTTCGGGATGAGTCCTTGGGGCGCCTCCGGGACGACAGAAGTCGTGGAACTTCTCTCGTGGTCAGCCTGGCTGGAGACGAACCGCCAAAGTGCAAAGTATACGGTGCAGGAGGTTTTTTGTAGGCAATTGAGTGTCTTGCCGTTCCTCGGAAAACGCGGCGCTGCTCACATTGCCAAAGCCTGCGGTCACCCCGCAGCATTTGCTCGACTTCTCGCGGCGCATCCCGACGaccgccgcctccgcgcaGCGTTAGCCGCGGCGGCGCACTCAGAccaaggaaaacgcggaacgGGATCCTGCAACCGAGGGACGGGGGACGACGAGAACAGCGGCAGATTGCTCCAGACGCCACAAAGACAAAACCGACCGGCTGGCGACGAAACAGGAGATGAGGACAGACACTCGGCAAGTGAAGACCGGGAGTCCGGCGGGATACGGCGCGATGGGGCGAAACGCAAACGTCGCGAGGGCCGCCTCGCCCGACGAGAACAAGgacgtgtctccgccgttaACACGGGGACTGCTCGGCCGCAAGCGATCAGCAGCAAAGTGAGACTTGAATGGAAGGGGGTGCCGCTGCGTGGCTAGTTGCTGAGCGTGGCGCtacacgagagaagacgattTCTGCTCTGCACACAAGGTTAGCCAGGTGTACTGgttgtctgtttctgtcgtTGTGGTCCGCTTCAAACACGGTTGCTTCTCGTGGCGAGCTCCCGGAACGCGGGCCTTTCTAACAATCACCGGCGAGTCACGTTCTCCAGTGACAGCTCCAGCGCGCTGTGAACCTAGGGAGATAGACAGAAGCGCCTGTGTGCTGATTTGCAAAGAGATCCACGCGGCACCGCAAGGCTTTCTGTCGCCAACGTCGTAAGCCCCAGTCGTATTGCCTCTGCCTTTTGTCTTCCGTTCTGTGTGTTGTTCTGGTTTCAGGCGCTGGCGCTGTGCAGGTTGCTTTACCAGGAAGAAGTTCCTGCGACTGTCCTCGACCAAATGCAGCCGCTAGCTCACGCTTCGTCTGCACTTCTGGAGGGGACGTGTTCAGCCGCCACGCCTTCCAGGGACCAGATGGAGCGCGGAAATATTCTCTGACTGGGGTTGAGGGTTGAGTCAGGAAAGCAGGTTCGCGCAGTCACCACGCCGCGCCACTGCTATTCATTTATGCTGACCAGGGACAACGCTATAAGACAACGAGGGCTTGGCTCTAATGTGTGGACAGGCTTTCCCTCTTCACATGTCGTTTATCTGAAACTGTTTCAAAAATGGAAGTATCTGTGTGCGTATCATGTGGGCTCCACAAAAACAGAGCTGACCTCAATCGCAGCTGTATGTGGCCCCAACTGGGACGAAAGATATCCCCTCTCAGGCGGTGACCGAAAACACTTGGAACCGAGGCGTCCCAGTTTCGTCGGTGCGCGTGGGTTTGAATGTGCTTAAACGGGAAGCTAAGCCGGGAAAGTCTTGTCTAAAATGTATAGTCGGGGATAGACAGAGAGTGCTGTCCTCTTTCCACGTAGACCAGAATTCCGCCTTGTATTGTCTGTGGCCCCAGTAGATACAGTGGCCAAGTCGGCTAATGAAATTTATCTAGAAGAAGAGGCTTGATAGCAATACCATAAGTTCATAATATACAATCCCAGCAGCAGCGGTTAAAAGAGTCGAGTATCTGTGGCGTAACACCGAGCAGGCCGCACGTACTGATCTGGTctgcgagacaaaaaaggtGTGCCTTTAGCACAGAAAGACCGGCAGCACACGAAACCATTAAAAATCATATGCCTGCCCTCCCAAAACTGATCGCTGGGTGAAGGATGAGGGACTACGGCGGTACTCTACAGGCCACGTCTGTTTCTGGTTCTCATGCCTCGTCAGCCGGCAGCCACCGCTAAAGTGTTTCGAAGTCGTTTTGGAGGCGCTGGAAACAGCCGAGCGTGTCCAGTATCGAAATAGCGAAACCACCTCCTCGAATAGGGCATGACAGTCAACCTGACCAAAAAACCATGAAATGTTGGCCGCGCCatgccgtctccgtctgagATGGACCTTTCGGAGCATGTGAACTCT from Neospora caninum Liverpool complete genome, chromosome VIIb includes:
- a CDS encoding Conserved possible MUS81 endonuclease, related — its product is MVFGAVAYPDQTVPEVHLDHCPSLGGDTCATAHAPPVETPETTVLIALTGIPVLASYPLPVSTPQEAAQLDGVGDYLAGFFGRVILNRADAPCHGGAVTSDPAPPPSSSWVASIGGDDSLEAGSPEECRELSAEAAATTEAGCRSPSSCGPSTALEVYLQRQRRAAERLAAFFLKRHKDPQSHPVPGREGFERCPGPGRGGEVYEVRESSGANEEGSRRTHDVAVSERAGGEQAELEEDRRDAPHKDPAKAGVSGSLFQADLSSSENQTECVHPLETKGVERRQKDFRKGSSAWTGLVCLYRLKAFGPRGVSRMQIKQEQEDLSKVYPCSGVSGSVLESLRVDQLIAVRRPCPAAVRAASATLAEQKLISARVPGGAPRELSSANQAVSEPAGEPLQAGVLNGDSFAGETALQRCLATLQKGEDSRAGEGREASADSGRCLAQKAPRQRRADERETLKLRLLKKCCHDHLELLFLTPEGEEVAKRLVEEVPELKRSSTDANSCVDVEALPPHLEKEQAQDLSGDQGKSRSLKETAGSEASSRGNTGAHGFTEGPSKLRLREKHSPSSLDEGDVSVESSSAESDANCKRGEDPELYPHPFSWLPLRKRRPQESESKDASPSHSHGACFHEPQATPKGRWRQVGDGLSSEGSLGEDAASATPSSTEGSRRLCRASGKSRAPVVVLDEEDEESNACGALERQGTSCRGTPPLGSPTACVGAATPVRRRADNRRPLTPAESPSVPAGFPVDHDAKESRRNAVAAREWSPVGHTFQVRLVLDNRERVEHGGGGWGGGMNRAEFLSSQLRRNGVPVELRPLPVGDALWVAQLRSVPAESAPSPHPTRERTPEVGSTAGSSSKPVEDREGHGAGSEGASPCKKGAASSPPVEFVLPIIVERKTLRDLSSSIRDGRYEDQKYRLMRCAGVTRVLYLVEGLLEASQCPAIPLSAATFAAPKRNPAGTTPSPHRVPGSQRPGILGGSPGPNAQGGGRTFLGGPLSTSAATTAAEIAAVRTAQVKTQLVNGFLLLNTTCPAHTVAMLTRIHRRLVRQFASDAVIPVETGDQICSEGISRRGAEAALGARGAAEAEFREGRRDVQTPGVETEMSVASASKDLGKVTQLFLRRKRMEQAGGLSGVGGTFGMSPWGASGTTEVVELLSWSAWLETNRQSAKYTVQEVFCRQLSVLPFLGKRGAAHIAKACGHPAAFARLLAAHPDDRRLRAALAAAAHSDQGKRGTGSCNRGTGDDENSGRLLQTPQRQNRPAGDETGDEDRHSASEDRESGGIRRDGAKRKRREGRLARREQGRVSAVNTGTARPQAISSKALALCRLLYQEEVPATVLDQMQPLAHASSALLEGTCSAATPSRDQMERGNIL